A DNA window from Barnesiella intestinihominis YIT 11860 contains the following coding sequences:
- the murA gene encoding UDP-N-acetylglucosamine 1-carboxyvinyltransferase yields MASFIIEGGHRLNGDLIPQGAKNEALEVLCATLLTPEEVKIYNIPDILDVNNLIQLLRDLGVTVKRIGLNAYSFKADKINLDYLDSDEFFQKGASLRGSVMIIGPLVARFGYAVLPKPGGDKIGRRRLDTHFLGIQKLGATFNYCPKAQRYEIKADKLRGSYMLLDEASVTGTANILMAAVLAEGDTTIYNAACEPYLQQLSKMLNRMGAHIEGIGSNLLTVHGVSSLKGCEHTILPDMIEVGSFIGMAAMTRSDIMIKNVSYNDLGIIPDSFRRLGITVEQQGDDIHIPEHECYEIETFIDGSIMTFADAPWPGLTPDLLSVFLVVATQAKGSVLIHQKMFESRLFFVDKLIDMGAQIILCDPHRAAVIGQAHAHTLRATNMVSPDIRAGIAMLIAAMSAEGTSRIHNIDQIDRGYQDVDKRLNAIGARITRL; encoded by the coding sequence ATGGCATCTTTTATTATTGAAGGCGGGCATCGCTTAAATGGTGATCTGATACCGCAAGGAGCTAAAAATGAGGCGTTGGAGGTTTTGTGTGCTACACTGTTGACCCCGGAAGAAGTGAAGATATACAATATTCCCGATATACTCGATGTAAATAATTTGATACAACTTTTGCGAGATTTGGGCGTGACGGTAAAACGCATAGGTCTGAATGCGTACAGTTTCAAGGCCGATAAGATAAATCTCGATTATCTCGATAGTGACGAATTTTTTCAAAAAGGAGCTTCTTTGCGGGGATCGGTAATGATTATCGGACCTCTTGTGGCTCGTTTCGGGTATGCCGTTTTACCGAAACCGGGAGGCGATAAAATCGGAAGACGCCGGTTGGATACCCATTTTCTCGGTATCCAAAAGTTGGGAGCTACATTCAATTATTGTCCCAAAGCCCAGCGTTATGAAATTAAAGCCGATAAATTGCGGGGTAGTTACATGTTGCTCGATGAAGCATCGGTTACAGGTACGGCAAATATTCTAATGGCAGCTGTATTGGCCGAAGGCGATACGACGATTTATAATGCCGCTTGCGAGCCCTATTTGCAACAACTTTCAAAAATGTTGAACCGTATGGGGGCGCATATCGAAGGTATCGGGTCTAATCTGCTCACCGTTCACGGGGTTTCATCGTTAAAAGGGTGTGAGCATACTATTCTTCCCGACATGATCGAGGTGGGTAGTTTTATCGGTATGGCAGCGATGACACGTTCGGACATTATGATTAAAAATGTATCGTATAACGATTTGGGAATTATTCCCGATAGTTTCCGACGATTAGGGATAACCGTGGAACAGCAGGGCGACGATATTCATATACCCGAACATGAATGTTACGAGATAGAGACTTTCATCGATGGTTCGATTATGACTTTTGCCGATGCTCCGTGGCCGGGATTGACTCCCGACTTGTTAAGCGTATTCCTCGTTGTGGCGACACAGGCGAAAGGTAGTGTCTTGATTCATCAAAAGATGTTCGAGAGCCGTTTGTTTTTCGTAGATAAACTTATCGATATGGGAGCGCAAATCATTCTTTGTGACCCGCATAGGGCGGCAGTCATCGGTCAGGCTCACGCACACACGTTGAGGGCTACCAATATGGTTTCACCCGATATTCGAGCGGGAATAGCCATGCTTATCGCCGCAATGAGTGCCGAGGGTACAAGTCGTATTCATAATATAGACCAAATCGATAGGGGGTATCAAGATGTCGATAAACGACTCAATGCAATAGGTGCACGTATTACCCGTTTATAG
- a CDS encoding DUF4290 domain-containing protein, with amino-acid sequence MQYTSELKRLVLPEYGRNVQQMVDHCMTIEDKAERTRCANTIINIMGNLFPHLRDIEDFKHKLWDHLAIMSDFKLDIDYPYEIIKKENLHTVPESVPYQASPIKYRHYGKIMEEMLKKAESMPDGPERSALVSMLANHMKKLFYQWNKDSVEDEKILKDLREYTHGVIDLDASTYHLRDVREPAVQQRKSKNNSKKAGK; translated from the coding sequence ATGCAATATACTTCGGAATTGAAAAGACTCGTGTTGCCCGAATATGGCCGCAATGTGCAGCAGATGGTAGATCACTGCATGACCATAGAGGACAAAGCGGAACGTACCCGTTGTGCCAATACGATTATAAATATCATGGGGAATCTGTTTCCTCATTTACGGGATATCGAGGACTTTAAGCACAAATTGTGGGATCATTTGGCAATTATGTCCGATTTCAAGTTGGATATCGATTATCCGTATGAAATCATCAAAAAAGAAAATCTTCATACCGTGCCCGAGTCGGTTCCTTATCAGGCTTCTCCCATAAAGTATCGTCATTATGGGAAAATTATGGAAGAGATGTTGAAAAAGGCGGAGTCGATGCCCGATGGACCCGAAAGGAGTGCATTGGTTTCCATGCTGGCGAATCATATGAAAAAGTTGTTTTATCAATGGAATAAGGATTCGGTGGAAGATGAGAAGATTTTGAAAGATTTGCGGGAGTATACACATGGTGTGATCGATCTCGATGCATCCACATATCATTTGAGAGATGTGAGGGAACCGGCCGTGCAGCAGCGTAAATCAAAAAATAATTCGAAAAAAGCGGGTAAATAA
- the tsaB gene encoding tRNA (adenosine(37)-N6)-threonylcarbamoyltransferase complex dimerization subunit type 1 TsaB, giving the protein MPNIIHIETSTSVCSAALSSDGAVQCHFENFEGPSHASLLGVYVEQIMDFSRDKGVKVDAVAVSSGPGSYTGLRIGVSEAKGLCFGLKVPLISVPTLELLACTTMFRNYFEEDVLYCPMIDARRMEVYSAVYDNALNDVVPVGAYVIDEHTFSDLLDNRRIVFSGNGSTKCKDAIKHRNAIFVEGIVPLATDMLALAERAFRNGQFEDVAYFEPFYLKEFIATTPKNKIL; this is encoded by the coding sequence ATGCCGAATATTATACATATAGAGACTTCTACGTCTGTTTGTTCCGCCGCCTTGTCTTCCGATGGTGCCGTTCAATGCCATTTCGAGAATTTCGAGGGGCCTTCGCATGCTTCGTTGTTAGGAGTATATGTAGAACAGATCATGGATTTTTCGAGAGATAAAGGAGTCAAGGTGGATGCGGTTGCCGTGAGTAGCGGTCCCGGTTCCTATACGGGATTGCGTATCGGTGTTTCGGAAGCCAAAGGTCTTTGTTTCGGATTGAAAGTTCCTCTCATCTCAGTTCCTACGCTCGAACTTTTGGCTTGTACGACCATGTTTAGAAACTATTTTGAGGAAGATGTGTTATATTGTCCTATGATCGATGCCCGTCGCATGGAGGTCTATTCGGCTGTTTACGATAATGCGTTGAATGATGTCGTTCCTGTCGGTGCGTATGTAATCGATGAGCATACTTTCTCGGACTTGTTGGACAATCGTCGGATCGTATTTTCGGGAAACGGCTCGACAAAATGTAAAGATGCGATTAAACATCGCAATGCCATATTTGTAGAAGGAATAGTTCCTTTGGCTACCGATATGTTGGCATTGGCCGAGCGAGCTTTCCGTAACGGGCAATTTGAAGACGTGGCTTATTTCGAACCTTTTTATCTGAAAGAGTTTATAGCCACGACTCCTAAAAATAAAATATTATAA
- a CDS encoding YicC/YloC family endoribonuclease, with amino-acid sequence MIQSMTGFGKAVVELPHKKITVEIKSLNSKQLDLSTRIPQQYREMEMEIRSEIAKRLERGKVDFFVYSEAIGKEASAQINIPVLEGYFQQVKEASVKLSIAMPDDWFSILLRLPDVMSSESQEIDEVELNALRKAVDQAISQLEEFRIQEGAMLQHLFEEKIANIAHLLQEVEPYEKERIEKIKGRIIDALNKIDNFDYDKNRFEQEMIFYIEKLDINEEKHRLDNHLKYFLETLQSGKGQGKKLGFISQEMGREINTLGSKSNHAEMQRIVVRMKDELEQIKEQVLNVM; translated from the coding sequence ATGATACAATCGATGACCGGTTTTGGTAAAGCCGTAGTGGAATTACCGCATAAAAAAATAACTGTTGAAATAAAATCCTTAAATAGTAAACAACTCGATTTATCGACCCGTATTCCTCAGCAATACAGGGAAATGGAGATGGAAATTCGATCCGAAATAGCCAAACGTCTGGAACGTGGGAAAGTAGACTTCTTCGTATACAGCGAAGCTATCGGCAAGGAGGCTTCTGCCCAAATAAATATTCCGGTTTTGGAAGGTTATTTCCAACAAGTCAAAGAAGCCTCGGTCAAATTAAGTATTGCGATGCCCGACGACTGGTTCTCCATCTTGTTACGTCTGCCCGATGTCATGAGTTCCGAAAGTCAGGAAATAGACGAAGTAGAACTCAACGCATTGAGAAAAGCAGTCGACCAAGCCATCTCTCAATTGGAAGAATTCAGGATTCAGGAAGGAGCCATGTTGCAACACCTTTTTGAAGAGAAAATCGCCAACATAGCTCATTTGTTACAAGAGGTAGAACCTTACGAAAAAGAGCGCATCGAAAAGATAAAAGGTCGGATAATCGACGCTTTGAACAAAATCGACAATTTCGATTACGACAAAAACAGATTTGAACAAGAGATGATTTTCTACATCGAGAAACTCGACATCAATGAAGAAAAACATAGACTCGACAATCACTTGAAATATTTCCTCGAAACCCTGCAATCGGGCAAGGGGCAAGGCAAGAAACTCGGATTTATCAGTCAGGAAATGGGACGTGAAATCAACACACTCGGGTCCAAATCGAACCATGCCGAGATGCAACGCATTGTCGTGCGTATGAAAGACGAGTTGGAACAAATCAAAGAGCAAGTACTAAATGTAATGTAA
- the gmk gene encoding guanylate kinase: protein MEQRGKLIIFSAPSGSGKSTIIQSLLNRDLNLSFSISATSRAPRGTEKNGVEYYFITPDEFRERIANDEFLEYEEVYAGKFYGTLKSEVERILDSGKNVIFDVDVVGGLNIKKYYGNQALALFIQPPSIQALEQRLKNRATDTPEVIAHRIAKAEYELSFAPKFDKIIVNDILEKAQEEAYRSIRQFLDK, encoded by the coding sequence ATGGAACAAAGAGGTAAACTCATCATCTTTTCGGCCCCCTCCGGTTCGGGTAAATCCACCATCATACAATCGTTATTGAATCGCGATTTGAACCTGTCATTCTCTATCTCCGCCACCAGTCGTGCTCCGAGAGGGACTGAGAAAAACGGCGTCGAATATTATTTCATCACACCCGATGAATTTCGCGAACGTATAGCGAACGACGAATTTCTGGAATATGAAGAAGTCTATGCCGGGAAGTTCTACGGCACTTTGAAAAGCGAAGTGGAACGGATTCTCGACTCGGGGAAAAATGTTATTTTCGATGTCGACGTTGTCGGCGGACTCAACATAAAAAAATATTACGGAAACCAAGCTCTCGCTTTGTTTATCCAGCCACCCAGCATACAAGCGTTGGAACAACGATTGAAAAACAGAGCGACAGATACCCCGGAAGTTATAGCTCATCGGATAGCGAAAGCTGAATACGAATTGTCGTTCGCACCAAAATTCGATAAAATCATAGTGAACGATATTTTGGAAAAAGCCCAAGAAGAGGCATACCGTTCAATAAGACAATTTCTCGATAAATGA
- the nadD gene encoding nicotinate (nicotinamide) nucleotide adenylyltransferase — translation MQPIKTAFFSGTFNPVHTGHLILANYLCEYEGFDEIWLSVSPQNPLREKLSSNNDRQRIEMLNMAVNGNSKIRTTDIEFTLPRPSYTIQTLEALRKKHPERIFTLIIGADNWLSFNRWKDYNKIIEEYPIYIYPRRGYDIDERSLPANVKLCHAPIIEISSTQIRQGISEGKNMNYFIPRPVYDYIINHGLYKNKD, via the coding sequence ATGCAACCGATAAAGACAGCCTTTTTCTCCGGGACGTTCAATCCGGTTCATACCGGCCACCTCATATTAGCGAACTACTTGTGCGAATATGAAGGATTCGACGAAATATGGCTGTCTGTGTCTCCTCAAAATCCTCTACGAGAAAAATTGTCCTCGAATAATGATAGACAACGAATCGAAATGTTAAATATGGCCGTGAACGGCAATTCTAAGATTCGGACGACCGATATAGAATTTACCCTGCCCCGCCCCTCCTATACGATTCAAACACTCGAAGCCCTCAGAAAGAAGCATCCCGAAAGAATATTTACTTTGATTATCGGTGCAGACAACTGGCTTTCATTCAACAGATGGAAAGACTACAATAAAATTATCGAAGAGTATCCCATTTATATCTATCCGCGCCGGGGTTACGACATAGACGAAAGGTCGCTGCCTGCAAACGTAAAATTGTGTCATGCTCCTATCATAGAAATTTCATCGACCCAAATACGACAGGGAATTTCAGAAGGGAAAAATATGAACTATTTTATACCTCGACCGGTATATGATTATATCATAAATCACGGACTTTATAAAAATAAAGACTAA
- a CDS encoding DUF5063 domain-containing protein, protein MDERIYSKNIIEFVTVSAEYCAFIERVPELEKEGFLDKITKILPLLYLKATLLTPEEPEEDGFSEKFVTESMYESIRENIESLLGEDDSYLEVFQNDMKYSETPIIANVSEALADIYQDLKDFISVYRMGNEPQMLEALYICFENFVTYWGQQLVNVLRALHNIRYTLDNDDDECDDNCDCGHHHSHSDNYTDIFGHQQENGDILDKLNDDLD, encoded by the coding sequence ATGGACGAACGTATTTATTCAAAAAATATCATCGAATTTGTAACGGTCAGTGCCGAATATTGTGCTTTTATCGAACGTGTTCCGGAATTGGAGAAAGAAGGATTTCTCGATAAAATCACAAAAATACTACCATTGCTATATCTGAAAGCAACACTATTAACACCGGAAGAACCCGAAGAAGATGGATTCTCCGAAAAATTCGTCACAGAGAGTATGTACGAGAGCATTCGGGAAAACATAGAAAGTCTATTGGGGGAAGACGACAGTTATCTGGAAGTATTTCAAAACGATATGAAATACAGTGAAACCCCGATAATAGCCAATGTTTCGGAGGCTCTTGCCGATATTTATCAAGACTTGAAAGATTTCATTTCGGTATATCGCATGGGAAATGAGCCCCAAATGCTCGAAGCTCTTTACATTTGTTTCGAAAATTTCGTTACATACTGGGGGCAACAACTAGTTAACGTGCTCCGAGCATTACACAACATAAGATACACTCTGGATAACGATGATGATGAATGTGACGACAATTGCGACTGTGGACACCATCATTCTCACTCCGATAATTACACCGATATATTCGGTCATCAACAAGAGAACGGAGATATTCTCGACAAGTTGAACGATGATTTGGATTAA
- a CDS encoding 3'-5' exonuclease → MENDTPNKIKISKEIIATLPIETFPGKIIVIDNERAADNAVLQLNNEKIIGFDTETRPTFKKGKSNHVALIQLSTHDTCYLFRINRIGFTPAIKNLLENESLLKVGISLKDDFCMLSRLNSGQFIPRNFIELQKFVKKYNIEDQSLQKIYGIVIGKKISKGQRLSNWEADHLTENQQLYAATDAWSCIKIYEVLKSGKFKSPIYKIQPSSL, encoded by the coding sequence ATGGAGAACGATACACCCAATAAAATAAAAATCAGTAAAGAAATCATTGCGACTTTACCCATAGAAACATTTCCGGGGAAAATAATCGTAATCGATAATGAAAGAGCTGCCGATAATGCAGTACTCCAACTAAATAACGAAAAAATTATCGGATTCGATACAGAGACTCGGCCAACTTTCAAAAAAGGGAAAAGCAATCATGTAGCACTTATCCAATTATCGACCCACGATACGTGTTATCTGTTTCGTATAAATCGCATAGGATTTACACCTGCAATTAAGAATCTGCTCGAAAACGAATCCCTCTTGAAAGTGGGAATATCGCTCAAAGATGACTTCTGCATGTTGAGTCGACTAAACAGCGGACAATTTATACCGAGAAATTTTATAGAATTACAAAAATTCGTGAAGAAATACAACATCGAAGATCAAAGTCTACAAAAAATCTATGGTATAGTTATCGGGAAAAAAATTTCCAAAGGGCAACGATTATCCAACTGGGAAGCCGATCATCTTACCGAAAATCAACAACTTTATGCAGCGACCGATGCTTGGAGTTGCATAAAAATATACGAAGTTTTGAAATCTGGAAAATTCAAATCTCCCATATATAAAATTCAACCCTCGTCTTTATAA
- a CDS encoding MFS transporter encodes MTEKMNQLMKDVPAIRWTALILLASAMFFGYIFMDILSPLQELLQTSRGWSPDAYGHYAGSETFLNVFVFFLIFAGIILDKMGVRFTAILSGAVMLAGASINYFAVSNAFIGSGAESLMNRFMNLPLEWWNITPFYEGMPASAKMSAIGFMFFGCGVEMAGITVSRGIVKWFKGKEMALAMGVEMAIARVGVAVVVLGSPILANKISPIDVSRPVLVAVILLAIGLICFITYAFMDKKLERQMGESGEEKDDPFKLKDLKLIFSSKVFWLVALLCVLYYSAIFPFQKYAINMLQCNLGYTAEQAGWVFFVFPLGAAAITPILGNFLDHRGKGATMLIFGALLMIACHLVFALVLPALKGTTAAVIVAYLSIILLGISFSLVPASLWPSVPKLVDNKLLGSAYAVIFWIQNIGLYAFPMIIGAALRISNPGITDPLQYNYTTPMLIFASLGVLALLFGLWLKVEDKKRGYGLELPNIQK; translated from the coding sequence ATGACTGAAAAAATGAACCAATTGATGAAGGACGTCCCGGCTATACGATGGACGGCCCTTATTCTACTGGCAAGTGCCATGTTTTTCGGGTATATTTTTATGGATATACTATCGCCTTTACAAGAACTTTTGCAAACATCAAGAGGGTGGTCTCCCGATGCCTATGGACACTATGCCGGTTCTGAAACATTCCTGAATGTATTCGTATTCTTTTTAATTTTTGCGGGTATCATTCTCGATAAAATGGGTGTTCGCTTCACGGCTATTCTTTCCGGGGCCGTTATGCTCGCAGGGGCATCCATCAACTATTTCGCTGTCAGCAATGCATTTATCGGTAGCGGAGCTGAATCTCTCATGAACCGATTTATGAATTTGCCTTTGGAATGGTGGAACATCACCCCGTTTTACGAAGGCATGCCCGCATCGGCGAAAATGTCGGCTATCGGTTTCATGTTCTTCGGTTGTGGCGTAGAAATGGCAGGAATTACAGTTTCCCGCGGAATTGTCAAATGGTTCAAAGGGAAAGAAATGGCACTCGCCATGGGGGTAGAAATGGCTATTGCCCGTGTGGGAGTCGCCGTAGTCGTCTTAGGCTCTCCGATCTTGGCCAATAAAATCTCTCCTATCGATGTATCTCGTCCTGTTCTCGTAGCAGTGATATTACTGGCAATCGGACTCATCTGTTTTATCACTTATGCCTTCATGGATAAAAAACTCGAACGACAGATGGGCGAAAGCGGTGAGGAAAAAGACGATCCTTTCAAATTGAAAGATCTCAAACTCATTTTTTCGAGCAAAGTATTCTGGTTAGTGGCTCTTCTTTGCGTACTCTACTACTCGGCTATTTTCCCATTCCAAAAATATGCAATCAATATGCTGCAATGTAATTTAGGATACACGGCCGAACAAGCCGGCTGGGTATTTTTCGTATTCCCATTGGGCGCGGCGGCTATTACTCCCATTTTAGGAAATTTTCTCGACCATCGTGGTAAAGGAGCTACTATGCTCATCTTCGGTGCACTGCTGATGATTGCCTGCCATTTGGTATTCGCTTTGGTGTTGCCTGCCCTGAAAGGTACTACCGCAGCAGTTATCGTTGCCTATTTATCTATCATATTATTGGGAATCTCTTTTTCATTGGTTCCAGCTTCTTTATGGCCGTCCGTCCCCAAACTTGTAGACAACAAACTATTAGGTTCGGCGTACGCCGTTATTTTCTGGATTCAAAACATAGGATTATATGCATTCCCCATGATTATAGGTGCAGCATTGAGAATCTCGAATCCCGGCATAACCGATCCGTTACAATACAACTATACAACCCCTATGCTTATATTTGCAAGTTTAGGTGTGTTGGCTCTTCTCTTCGGGTTATGGTTAAAAGTTGAGGACAAGAAACGTGGATACGGGCTCGAACTTCCCAATATTCAAAAATAA
- a CDS encoding BlaI/MecI/CopY family transcriptional regulator has translation MKGLTSKEEEIMNYFWHKGPLFVKELLDFYDEPKPHFNTLSTIVRGLEEKGYVSHKAYGKTYQYFAVVSEESFKKRTLRQVIRKYFNSSYLGVVSSLIEEEDISLKELKELIEKVEKGNAEQ, from the coding sequence ATGAAAGGACTTACATCGAAAGAAGAGGAAATCATGAATTATTTCTGGCATAAAGGGCCATTATTCGTGAAAGAACTGTTGGATTTTTATGACGAACCCAAACCTCACTTCAATACGTTATCGACCATCGTAAGAGGACTCGAAGAAAAAGGCTATGTGTCACACAAAGCATATGGTAAAACCTATCAATATTTTGCTGTTGTAAGCGAAGAATCGTTCAAAAAACGGACCTTGCGACAAGTCATACGTAAATACTTCAACAGCTCCTATTTGGGAGTCGTTTCCTCTTTGATCGAGGAAGAAGATATTTCATTGAAAGAATTGAAAGAGCTTATCGAAAAAGTAGAAAAAGGAAACGCAGAACAATAA
- a CDS encoding carboxypeptidase-like regulatory domain-containing protein, protein MGAFFVYILKASVYLAILYLFYSILLSKETFYRYNRTALLLLIPLSFILPLYPVHTAVPETYSNTTILDRLPAISYIENESQSKIPIGIIAVLSIYLIGILYFITRYVCTIIKLLRLIRSGKKYTDSDGLSLVVISQSIAPFSWFGKIVISEADLQNHRREILLHESAHIRKHHSWDLLAADLCIGLQWFNPAAWLLKRELQTVHEYEADNYVLEQGIDAKQYQLLLIKRSVGSKFYYITNHFNHNKLNKRITMMLKKKSNRKATLKYLYVIPVALCTVSVFAHPEISDELNKVSSVDLSNLTAMIGSSENTATIKNKEIEISGCVLDIETNEPIVGATVLVKGSNTGTVTDLNGNFSLKTPIGKTLLISYVGLGSAEISCNDKDRQNLKIYLGESSEKNNSSKIIIVGNKTEPNTSIGTKGKINSITITTKDSVENNRQKIDTKGKISNINVDVQKNGSVIVDENNNTRVFYDPIYILDGKKISKDKFKNLDADKIKSITVLKGEEAIKSYGKDGENGALIIQTKGNAATSTDPIKTITITKKDTSEDIMKNTLCIVDGKKISETELKNIDPNNIQSITVLKDEKSKEEYGATDKDCIIWITLKK, encoded by the coding sequence ATGGGCGCATTCTTTGTTTATATATTAAAAGCCTCTGTTTATCTAGCCATTCTGTATCTGTTTTACAGTATATTGCTAAGTAAGGAAACATTTTACCGCTACAATAGAACAGCATTGCTACTATTGATACCTCTATCGTTTATTCTTCCGCTATATCCGGTTCATACGGCTGTTCCCGAAACGTATTCAAACACTACTATACTCGACAGGCTGCCGGCAATATCTTATATCGAAAACGAATCACAAAGTAAAATTCCGATAGGTATTATCGCGGTACTAAGTATCTATCTCATCGGGATTTTATACTTTATCACCAGATATGTCTGCACAATTATAAAACTTCTGCGACTGATTCGGAGCGGGAAAAAATATACCGACAGCGACGGACTTTCTCTTGTCGTTATCTCCCAATCCATTGCTCCTTTCAGTTGGTTCGGGAAAATAGTCATTTCAGAAGCCGACCTCCAAAACCATCGCCGAGAAATACTCCTACACGAATCTGCACACATTCGCAAACATCATTCATGGGATTTACTGGCTGCCGATCTCTGTATAGGATTACAATGGTTCAATCCGGCCGCTTGGTTACTGAAACGAGAGCTGCAAACCGTACATGAATACGAAGCCGATAATTACGTTCTGGAACAAGGCATCGATGCCAAACAATACCAATTACTGCTAATAAAACGATCGGTCGGTTCCAAGTTTTATTACATAACCAATCACTTTAATCACAATAAACTTAACAAAAGAATTACCATGATGTTAAAAAAGAAATCAAACCGCAAAGCGACCTTGAAGTATCTCTACGTCATACCGGTCGCATTATGTACCGTTTCGGTATTCGCCCACCCCGAAATCTCCGATGAATTAAACAAAGTATCCTCGGTCGATTTGAGTAACTTGACAGCTATGATCGGTAGTTCCGAAAACACCGCAACCATAAAGAATAAAGAGATAGAAATATCCGGGTGTGTTTTAGACATAGAAACCAACGAACCTATCGTCGGAGCCACCGTCTTGGTCAAAGGCAGCAATACAGGAACAGTAACCGATCTAAACGGAAACTTCTCCTTAAAAACACCCATAGGAAAAACTTTGCTCATCTCTTATGTCGGTTTAGGCTCGGCCGAAATCAGTTGCAATGACAAAGACAGGCAAAATCTGAAAATATACCTCGGCGAAAGCAGCGAAAAGAATAACAGTTCGAAAATTATCATAGTCGGAAACAAAACCGAGCCGAACACTTCGATCGGCACGAAAGGAAAAATCAACAGCATAACCATTACGACAAAAGACAGTGTAGAAAACAATAGACAGAAAATCGATACGAAAGGAAAAATTAGCAATATAAATGTAGATGTCCAAAAAAATGGTTCGGTCATAGTCGATGAAAACAACAATACCAGAGTCTTTTACGATCCTATATATATTTTAGACGGTAAAAAAATTTCCAAAGACAAATTCAAAAACCTCGATGCCGACAAAATAAAATCGATAACTGTCCTCAAAGGAGAGGAAGCGATCAAAAGTTATGGAAAAGATGGTGAAAATGGAGCCCTTATCATACAAACCAAAGGAAACGCTGCAACTTCGACAGATCCGATAAAAACCATAACGATTACCAAGAAAGATACCTCTGAGGATATCATGAAAAATACACTTTGCATCGTAGACGGAAAAAAGATTTCGGAAACAGAACTAAAAAATATAGACCCCAATAATATACAAAGTATAACAGTCCTGAAAGATGAAAAATCGAAGGAAGAATATGGAGCGACCGACAAAGATTGCATTATATGGATTACCTTGAAAAAATAA
- a CDS encoding DedA family protein: MEFLIDFILHIDKHLIEIVQDYHTWAYAILFMIIFCETGLVVTPFLPGDSLLFVAGAITALPGIPLEINVLVLILFVAAVLGDSCNYAIGHFFGKKLFSNPNSKIFKQSHLEKTHAFFEKYGGKTIIIARFVPIVRTFAPFVGGMGKMHYYYFMMYNLIGGAFWVAIFCYAGYFFGDLPFVQKNLKLLIVAIIFVSLLPAVIEFVRAKMKFRKVDQ; this comes from the coding sequence ATGGAATTTTTGATTGACTTTATTTTGCATATAGACAAGCATCTGATTGAGATAGTACAGGATTATCATACTTGGGCCTATGCTATATTGTTTATGATTATTTTTTGTGAGACGGGTTTGGTTGTCACACCCTTTTTACCGGGAGATTCTTTACTTTTTGTTGCTGGGGCTATTACGGCGTTGCCCGGAATTCCCTTAGAAATAAATGTTTTGGTACTTATTTTGTTTGTCGCTGCGGTATTGGGAGATTCTTGTAATTATGCAATAGGCCATTTTTTCGGTAAGAAGCTATTCAGTAACCCCAATTCAAAGATTTTCAAACAAAGCCATTTAGAGAAAACCCATGCTTTCTTTGAAAAATATGGAGGGAAAACTATAATTATAGCTCGGTTTGTCCCTATCGTTCGTACTTTTGCTCCTTTTGTGGGTGGTATGGGGAAAATGCACTATTATTATTTCATGATGTATAATCTAATCGGAGGAGCTTTTTGGGTAGCGATTTTTTGTTATGCGGGCTATTTCTTCGGTGATTTGCCTTTTGTTCAGAAAAATTTAAAACTTCTGATTGTCGCGATTATATTTGTATCTTTGTTACCTGCCGTAATAGAGTTTGTACGGGCAAAAATGAAATTCAGAAAAGTAGACCAATAA